The window CATCAACTACGCGCTGGCGCCAGGCGGATCAGGGGAGAGGCCCGGGGGGGATGAGGCCAGTGGCGGTGTCGACGTTCGCGACCCGACCCCGTATCACGCCGGCAACCTCGTCATCCATTTGTGCGCCGCCCTCGCGCTGTTCGGCGTGACCCGCCGGACGCTGCGGAGCCCGGCGCTCGAGTCGAGATTCGGGGCGGCCTCGTCGTGGCTTGCCCTGACGGTCACGCTCGTATGGGTCGTCCACCCGATCCAGACCGCGGCGGTCACCTACCTCGTTCAGCGGGTCGAATCGCTCATGGGGCTGTTCTATCTGCTGACGCTCTACTGCGCGATCCGCGCGATGACTGGTCCTCGACGGCGATGGTGGACCGCGGCCGCCATCGCGAGTTGTGCCTGCGGCATGGCAACCAAGGAAGTGATGGTGACCGCGCCGATCGTGGTCGCAATGTGGGCGCGCCTGTTCGGAACAACGGGAGCCGGCGGTCGGGCCGGGATGCGATGGGGATTGCTGGCCGGCCTCGCTTCCACGTGGATGGTCCTGGCGATCCTGGTCGCCAACGAACGGCGAGGTCCGTCTGTCAGTGTCGCGTGGGACACGGTGTGGCCCTATCTACTTGCCCAGGCAGAGGTGGTCGTGCACTACCTGCGCCTGGCGTTGCTGCCTACGCCGCTCGTGTTTCTCTATGACTGGCCGCTCGGTTCGTCGCTCGGAGCGGTGGCTTGGCAGGCGTGCCTCCTGGCGGCGTTGGTCATCGTGACGGCCATTAGCATCGCGCGACGCCACCCCGCGAGCTTTCTTGGCGCCTGGTTCTTTCTCATCCTCGCGCCCTCGTCCAGCCTGCTGCCGATCGTGACGGAGGTGGCGGCGGAGCATCGGATGTACCTGCCGCTCGCGGGCGTCGTCGCGGCAGCTGTCCTCGGCCTCTTTGTCCTCGGTCGCAAGGTCGTGCCATCGCCGAAGGCCGCTGGCGTTGTCGGCGCCCTCGCGGCGGTGGCCGTCGTTGGCGCTCTGGGCGTCGAAACGCACGCGAGAAACCGCGTGTACTGGAGCGCGGAGGGCCTGTGGCAGGACACGGTGAGCAAGCGCCCGAACGATGCCCGAGCCCGCGTGGCGTACGGAGAAGCCCTCTCCAGTGCTGGGCGTCTGGCAGACGCCGAAGCGCAACTCCAGGCCGCGATCGCGCTGGCGCCTGACGATCCGTCGGCGCGGGTGAGACTCGGCGCGGTCCTGGCGCAGCAGCGCAGGTACGACGCGGCAGCAACCCACCTCGAGCGCGCTCTCGCCCTGCGGCCCGGCGATGTCGACGCGCACCGCTTTCTTGGCGAGATCTACAGGATCCAACGGCGAGATCCGCTGGCCGTGCGGCACTACGAACAGGCGCTCGCGTCGCTGTCGGAGGATGCGCCGCTGGCGCTGGAGTTGATGGCGAAACTGGCAGCCATCCTTGCTGACTCAGGCGACCTGTCGGTCAGGAACCCATCCCGGGCGTGGGAACTGGCCGACCGGGCCGTGCACGTCACGGCCGGGCGCGACCCGCGCATGCTCGAAATCCTGTCGGTGGCGCAGGCCGCCTCCGGCCGACTCGCGGATGCCGCCGCCACCGCGCGCAGGGCGGCTGAGGTGGCCAGGGGCCGGGGCGATCGCGCGTTGGTTTCAGCGCTCGAATACCGGGCATTAGCCTACGAGGACGCGGCGAGGCAGGCGCCTGGCCCGAGGCGCTGAGCGGCCCGTCTTCCGCCGATCCATTTTCCGTCAGGCGGTGGCCTCGTCGAGAAACGGCAGGGGATCGATGCCGAGATCCTTCGGGTCGACCGGCGTCACGATGCGTGGTGGCGGCCCAAGCGTGCTGTCGTCCATCCAGAGCGCCAGGTCCACCGGTTTGGCCAGGCGGTGTCCGTCCGGGCCAATGACGACGCGCACGGCCGGACGGGACGGATCGGGCGCGTGCGTGCGCAGGACAACCGCAATGGCGCCGGTATCCAGCCTGACCATGTTTCCGGGCGGATAGATGCCGAGCAACTGGCTGAACCGGCGGACCAGGTGCTGGTCAAACCGTGTGCCGTCGTTCTGCTGCAGGACGGCCTGGATGCGGTCGGTTGGAAAGGCCTGCTGGTAACTGCGCTGCGAACGCATGGCGTCGTAGATGTCGGCGATGCCGCACACCTGGGTGGCCAGGTTCAGGCTGCCGCGCGGGGCGCTCATGGGGTATCCGGTGCCGTCAATTCGCAGGTGGTGCTCGAAGGCCACCACGGCGGCCAGTGGCGGCAGTTCGAGCTGTCGCCGCAGGATTTCGGCGCCATCCACCGGATGCCGCTTCATGATGGCAAATTCGGCATCGGTGAGTTTGTCGGGTTTGGTCAGAATTTCGGCGGGCGTCCTGATTTTTCCGATGTCGTGCATCAGGCCTGCCAGGCCGAACTGGCGCAGCAGCGTGCCGTCGATGCCGAGGCTCTTGGCCTGCGCCATTGTCAGCACGCTGACGTTGACCATGTGCGTGAACGAGTAGTTGTCGTACCGGCACAGGGCGGTCAGGGCCATCATCGCCCGACGGTTCTGGCCGACGCCGCTGGCGAGGCCCTCGACAATCGCCATGGCCGCCTCCGGATCGGCGGCGCCTTCTGAACGGGTCTGCTCCCAGAGCGCCTCGACGTTGCTGACCGCCTGGGAGTAGATGTCGCGGGCGGCGCCGATGTCGAAGCGGCCCGTCGACTCGACGTGCTTCTGGAGGTACAGCCGGCCCACGTGAATGTGCGCGGTGCCGTCGACGCCCGGGACGTCGCGGTCACCGTCGCCGGTTCGGCCGCTCACGTGTGCCAGGGCACGAACAAACGCGACGAGTTCGTCTCTGTCCACGCCGGGATCGATCGCCAGCCGTTCGATGCCGGCCACCCGGAACCGTTCCGCTGTCTCGGCGGCGCCGGTGGCGGCCAACATCGGAATGCCGTCCACCACGATCTGGCGGTCGACCAATCCGATGACGACGGAGGCGTGCTCGATCTGCAGCCGCTCCAGCGCTTCGATGAGGTGCTCGGTGGCGCGCACCACGATGGGGTGATCGGCCGAGTACAGCTGAATGGCTTTGACCGCGGCGGCGAAACGCTTCAGCACGCCTTCCGAGACCTGCACCCGGCGGGCATCATCGGTCATGAGCGTCTCTCCCGAAGTCTCCGATCCATGAATCCGGCAATGAGTACACTCCCTCAGGACTTCGTGCTGAGCGAGCATTGTTCAACCGATCGCGTGGCAAGCATCTACAACCGCAATTGCGAGTCGAAGCACTACTGTCGATTCTCTGACTCGTGCGCGGCGAGATGGCGGCGCGCAGCCGATCTGGCCCCTCGCGGCCCCGTGCTGGCGGCGGCGCGAAGGGCGTCGAGAGCGTCGGGTGTGCCGATGCGGGCGATGGCTTCGGCTGCCAGACGGCGTAGCACGACAATCTTGAACGGGGCCCAGACCACTCGCTTGTTCATCACGTCGGCCAGCGCGTCGACGGCGGTTCGGCCGCCAATCGCGCCCAGCCTCTGCACGGCGCGTTCGTACACCTGCCACATCGGGCCGCGGCACGGAGCCGACCGAACCAGATACGCGAGTATCGGCAGGGCATCGTCGTTCGGGATGGAGGAGAGGACGCCGGTGATGACCGAGCGGGCATGTTCCGTCCCGGTACTCAACGCGCGCGTCAAGGTTTCGAACGCGGCCTCGCTGTGCATCATCGCGATCGCGCGTGTCGCGTCGCGTTGCACGTTCGGCTCCGCGTCGTTCAGCAGGCTCTCGAGGTCGACGAGCGCGTTACTGCCGCCGAACTCGCTCAACAGCAGCACGGCGGTGCGGCGCACGGCCGCATTGGGCGACTGTATCAGCCGCTCGACGGCCTGGCGTCCCGCGGCGCCAAGGCCCAGGAGGATCTCGATGAGCCGTTCGCGTGCGCGAGTGCGCTCCTCGCGCGAGAGCACCTCGGCTAGAGGCCCGACAATCGATGTGCCGAGCGCGTGGCAGAAGCGCTTCGCGCCGGCGATCGTGTCCTTGTCGCTTGTGTCCAAATAGGCCGCCACGTGACGCATCATGGCCGCATTCAGCATGTGGTCCACTAGGATTCCTGCCGCCGTCTGCACGGCTGGCTCGTCGTGATATTGCGCCTGGTGGTGCATCGCGCCGACCAGGAAGGTGGCCGACGGAAAGTCGCCGACCACGACCAGCATATCGATGCGAGCGATGGCCAGATCCGCCAGTTCGCGCCATCGGCGGACGTCGTGTTGCAGGACCATCAGGTCGATCAGCATCTGGGCGTCGAGCAGCCTGACGGCCGATTCGTCCACCGAGTGGGCCCACGCCGCGATACGGTCCGGCGGGTCTGTCTGATCCCGATCCAGTTCCACGGCACGATCCGCGATCCGGCGGAGTTCGCCGTCGTACGCGTCCGACACAAAGCGCTCATCGGAGTACGTCAGCAGAAAGTCTTCCGATGACTGCCACGCGCTGGCGGCGGTGGCGTCGTTCTGGACACTGCCGCGTTCGACCGACTTCCGCGCCAGATTCAGGATGGCCGAACGTCGGGTTCGGTCGGGCGCGAGTCCGCAGAACGCGTCGGCCAGCATTGACGACGTGCCGCGGCCGCTGCGCACCTCGGTGGCGATCATGTCGGCGATGGTGCCGTCCTGGACGCGGCGCGCAAGATCCGCGACGAAGCGGCCGAGACTGGCGCGCGTGCCCGCCTTGGACGCCTTCAGCATGGGGCCAAGCGTGGCGACCGGCAGCCGCGCGGCGGCATCGGCGATCGCCGACATCACCGAGTCGAGCGCGTCAGGCTGCGTTCGACCGACGAACTGTG of the Acidobacteriota bacterium genome contains:
- a CDS encoding tetratricopeptide repeat protein, with product MRTGAWSDLPWVALIVAAGIFAYSNSFGGAFVLDDVRAIVRNASIRSLWPLTGALAPPTRSTVAGRPIANLSFAINYALAPGGSGERPGGDEASGGVDVRDPTPYHAGNLVIHLCAALALFGVTRRTLRSPALESRFGAASSWLALTVTLVWVVHPIQTAAVTYLVQRVESLMGLFYLLTLYCAIRAMTGPRRRWWTAAAIASCACGMATKEVMVTAPIVVAMWARLFGTTGAGGRAGMRWGLLAGLASTWMVLAILVANERRGPSVSVAWDTVWPYLLAQAEVVVHYLRLALLPTPLVFLYDWPLGSSLGAVAWQACLLAALVIVTAISIARRHPASFLGAWFFLILAPSSSLLPIVTEVAAEHRMYLPLAGVVAAAVLGLFVLGRKVVPSPKAAGVVGALAAVAVVGALGVETHARNRVYWSAEGLWQDTVSKRPNDARARVAYGEALSSAGRLADAEAQLQAAIALAPDDPSARVRLGAVLAQQRRYDAAATHLERALALRPGDVDAHRFLGEIYRIQRRDPLAVRHYEQALASLSEDAPLALELMAKLAAILADSGDLSVRNPSRAWELADRAVHVTAGRDPRMLEILSVAQAASGRLADAAATARRAAEVARGRGDRALVSALEYRALAYEDAARQAPGPRR
- a CDS encoding HD domain-containing protein, translated to MTDDARRVQVSEGVLKRFAAAVKAIQLYSADHPIVVRATEHLIEALERLQIEHASVVIGLVDRQIVVDGIPMLAATGAAETAERFRVAGIERLAIDPGVDRDELVAFVRALAHVSGRTGDGDRDVPGVDGTAHIHVGRLYLQKHVESTGRFDIGAARDIYSQAVSNVEALWEQTRSEGAADPEAAMAIVEGLASGVGQNRRAMMALTALCRYDNYSFTHMVNVSVLTMAQAKSLGIDGTLLRQFGLAGLMHDIGKIRTPAEILTKPDKLTDAEFAIMKRHPVDGAEILRRQLELPPLAAVVAFEHHLRIDGTGYPMSAPRGSLNLATQVCGIADIYDAMRSQRSYQQAFPTDRIQAVLQQNDGTRFDQHLVRRFSQLLGIYPPGNMVRLDTGAIAVVLRTHAPDPSRPAVRVVIGPDGHRLAKPVDLALWMDDSTLGPPPRIVTPVDPKDLGIDPLPFLDEATA
- a CDS encoding HEAT repeat domain-containing protein, which encodes MPAHVARDDDGIALDPLPADTAALLNAFARACKAAARAVVLYPAEHPTVAGALWSLATAAQTATAAGTLTIAVTPDTLTVGRRQIAKPDAAVTELAALLHAHQVGQLIVQSQTDAELWRRFLTVLAVPPDQARLRGGLPRLWSSEGQSGIEVRRINFDELLRERIRGDRATWERIVAECLEGNQVGLDDWTINLISEILERPGKIGELFTAINEQVSGEGTGGAEALGGLLHAVAQFVGRTQPDALDSVMSAIADAAARLPVATLGPMLKASKAGTRASLGRFVADLARRVQDGTIADMIATEVRSGRGTSSMLADAFCGLAPDRTRRSAILNLARKSVERGSVQNDATAASAWQSSEDFLLTYSDERFVSDAYDGELRRIADRAVELDRDQTDPPDRIAAWAHSVDESAVRLLDAQMLIDLMVLQHDVRRWRELADLAIARIDMLVVVGDFPSATFLVGAMHHQAQYHDEPAVQTAAGILVDHMLNAAMMRHVAAYLDTSDKDTIAGAKRFCHALGTSIVGPLAEVLSREERTRARERLIEILLGLGAAGRQAVERLIQSPNAAVRRTAVLLLSEFGGSNALVDLESLLNDAEPNVQRDATRAIAMMHSEAAFETLTRALSTGTEHARSVITGVLSSIPNDDALPILAYLVRSAPCRGPMWQVYERAVQRLGAIGGRTAVDALADVMNKRVVWAPFKIVVLRRLAAEAIARIGTPDALDALRAAASTGPRGARSAARRHLAAHESENRQ